In a genomic window of Thermosynechococcus sp. CL-1:
- the fabF gene encoding beta-ketoacyl-ACP synthase II encodes MAKAHQKRVVVTGMGAITPLGNTLAEYWEGLMAGRNGIDYITAFDASRHDCRIAGEVRGFDPTLYMDRKDAKRMDRFAQFAVAASKQALADAQLTIDEGNATDIGIIIGTGVGGLKVMEDQQEVYLTKGPDRCSPFMIPMMIANMAAGLTAIHTGAKGPNSCSVTACAAGSNAIGDAFRMVQHGYAKAMICGGTEAAITPLSVAGFAAARALSTRNDDPHHASRPFDLNRDGFVLGEGAGILILEELEFALARGARIYAEMVGYGLTCDAYHMTAPSPGGEGAARAIEACLKDGEIAPDQVSYINAHGTSTPANDSTETAAIKRALGEENARRVPVSSTKSMTGHLLGGSGGIEAIATVMAVAHDRIPPTINLEQPDPACDLDYVPHQSRACSVTVALSNSFGFGGHNVTLAFRKFTPDR; translated from the coding sequence ATGGCAAAGGCGCACCAAAAACGGGTCGTTGTCACGGGGATGGGGGCAATTACCCCCCTCGGCAACACCCTTGCGGAGTATTGGGAAGGGTTAATGGCCGGTCGCAACGGCATTGATTACATCACGGCTTTTGATGCCAGTCGTCATGACTGCCGCATTGCGGGTGAGGTGCGTGGCTTTGATCCCACCCTCTACATGGATCGCAAAGATGCCAAACGCATGGATCGCTTTGCTCAATTTGCCGTGGCTGCCAGTAAGCAAGCCCTTGCAGATGCCCAATTGACGATTGACGAGGGCAATGCCACTGACATTGGCATCATTATTGGTACGGGTGTGGGCGGCCTAAAGGTGATGGAGGATCAGCAGGAGGTCTATCTCACCAAGGGGCCCGATCGCTGTAGTCCCTTTATGATCCCGATGATGATTGCCAATATGGCCGCCGGACTCACCGCCATTCACACCGGTGCCAAAGGCCCGAATTCCTGTTCCGTGACCGCCTGTGCAGCGGGTTCCAATGCCATTGGCGATGCCTTCCGTATGGTGCAGCACGGTTATGCCAAGGCCATGATCTGTGGCGGTACTGAGGCAGCAATTACTCCCCTATCGGTGGCGGGTTTTGCGGCAGCCCGTGCCCTGTCCACCCGCAATGATGACCCCCACCATGCCAGCCGTCCCTTTGACCTCAACCGCGATGGCTTTGTCCTTGGGGAAGGGGCAGGCATCTTGATCCTTGAAGAATTGGAATTTGCCCTTGCGCGGGGGGCACGCATCTATGCAGAAATGGTGGGCTATGGCTTGACCTGTGATGCCTACCACATGACTGCTCCCTCACCGGGGGGAGAAGGGGCGGCCCGTGCCATTGAAGCCTGCCTCAAGGATGGGGAGATTGCCCCGGATCAGGTGAGCTATATCAATGCCCACGGTACAAGTACCCCCGCCAACGACAGTACGGAAACTGCCGCTATTAAACGTGCCCTTGGTGAGGAAAATGCCCGTCGCGTTCCCGTAAGTTCGACAAAATCCATGACGGGGCACCTCCTAGGGGGGTCAGGGGGTATTGAGGCGATCGCAACGGTGATGGCGGTTGCCCACGATCGCATCCCCCCTACAATTAACTTGGAGCAACCGGATCCTGCCTGCGATCTGGACTATGTTCCCCATCAGAGCCGGGCATGCTCGGTGACGGTGGCTTTGTCCAACTCCTTTGGCTTTGGTGGGCACAACGTGACGTTGGCCTTCCGCAAATTTACTCCCGATCGTTAA
- the acpP gene encoding acyl carrier protein yields the protein MNQSEILEKVKAIVADQLSVDAEKVVPEASFAEDLNADSLDSVELIMALEEAFGVEIPDEEAEKLKTVQDVLDFINNKVAA from the coding sequence ATGAATCAATCTGAAATTCTCGAAAAAGTAAAAGCCATTGTTGCCGATCAACTCAGTGTTGATGCAGAAAAGGTTGTGCCCGAAGCAAGTTTTGCCGAGGATCTCAATGCTGACTCCCTTGACTCCGTGGAGTTGATCATGGCACTTGAGGAAGCGTTTGGTGTGGAAATTCCCGACGAAGAGGCGGAAAAACTGAAAACCGTCCAAGATGTCCTTGACTTTATCAACAATAAGGTAGCTGCATAG